Proteins encoded in a region of the Homo sapiens chromosome 9, GRCh38.p14 Primary Assembly genome:
- the GAS1 gene encoding growth arrest-specific protein 1 precursor: protein MVAALLGGGGEARGGTVPGAWLCLMALLQLLGSAPRGSGLAHGRRLICWQALLQCQGEPECSYAYNQYAEACAPVLAQHGGGDAPGAAAAAFPASAASFSSRWRCPSHCISALIQLNHTRRGPALEDCDCAQDENCKSTKRAIEPCLPRTSGGGAGGPGAGGVMGCTEARRRCDRDSRCNLALSRYLTYCGKVFNGLRCTDECRTVIEDMLAMPKAALLNDCVCDGLERPICESVKENMARLCFGAELGNGPGSSGSDGGLDDYYDEDYDDEQRTGGAGGEQPLDDDDGVPHPPRPGSGAAASGGRGDLPYGPGRRSSGGGGRLAPRGAWTPLASILLLLLGPLF from the coding sequence ATGGTGGCCGCGCTGCTGGGCGGCGGCGGCGAGGCCCGCGGGGGGACAGTGCCGGGCGCCTGGCTGTGCCTGATGgcgctgctgcagctgctgggcTCGGCGCCGCGGGGATCGGGGCTGGCGCACGGCCGCCGCCTCATCTGCTGGCAGGCGCTGCTGCAGTGCCAGGGGGAGCCGGAGTGCAGCTACGCCTACAACCAGTACGCCGAGGCGTGCGCGCCGGTGCTGGCGCAGCACGGCGGGGGCGACGCGCCcggggccgccgccgccgctttCCCGGCCTCGGCCGCCTCTTTCTCGTCGCGCTGGCGCTGCCCGAGTCACTGCATCTCGGCCCTCATTCAGCTCAACCACACGCGCCGCGGGCCCGCCCTGGAGGACTGTGACTGCGCGCAGGACGAGAACTGCAAGTCCACCAAGCGCGCCATTGAGCCGTGCCTGCCCCGGACgagcggcggcggcgcgggcggcCCCGGCGCGGGCGGGGTCATGGGCTGCACCGAGGCCCGGCGGCGCTGCGACCGCGACAGCCGCTGCAACCTGGCGCTGAGCCGCTACCTGACCTACTGCGGCAAAGTCTTCAACGGGCTGCGCTGCACGGACGAATGCCGCACCGTCATTGAGGACATGCTGGCTATGCCCAAGGCGGCGCTGCTCAACGACTGCGTGTGCGACGGCCTCGAGCGGCCCATCTGCGAGTCGGTCAAGGAGAACATGGCCCGCCTGTGCTTCGGCGCCGAGCTGGGCAACGGCCCCGGCAGCAGCGGCTCGGACGGGGGCCTGGACGACTACTACGATGAGGACTACGATGACGAGCAGCGCACCGGGGGCGCGGGTGGTGAGCAGCCGCTGGACGACGACGACGGCGTCCCGCACCCACCGCGCCCGGGCAGCGGCGCTGCTGCATCGGGCGGCCGCGGGGACCTGCCCTATGGGCCTGGGCGCAggagcagcggcggcggcggccgcttGGCGCCCCGGGGCGCCTGGACCCCACTCGCCTCcatcttgctgctgctgcttgggCCGCTCTTTTAG